ggatccactggtgaacaAGTAATGTAATGCCTCATTTCTCCAAATCCGTTCTCATTAAGAAACATACATTTAGTTCATATCTAAAGAGCGAAGAAAAATCTAGTTGCACAAATAAGAAACAGTCTTGAGTTAAACACAGTTGGTTTAAAGTGGATACTCATAACAACAGCTCAGCGTCTGGCAGCTACACCGAGTGTTTACTGAAACTAACACATACTTAAAAAGCACTTAAGAATAATTAAAGACGGGATACAGGAGGGAAAGTAGgttcaagaaagaaagaaggtgGTGAAAATAGAAAGGAAGAAAATGAAAAGAGGAAGAAAGGAGAAAAAgggaaagacagaaagaaagaaaaagaatgtAAGAAAAGGTGATGAAAGTAAAAAGGAAGAAATGAAAAGGGGAAGGAAGAAGGGAAGAAAGGGAATGAAAAAGCGAAGGAATgtaaagaagaaagaaaaagaaagaagagcaaaaaaaaagggaaaaagaacaaaagaaaaggtgatgaaagaaaggaagaaatgaAAAGGCATAGGAAGAAGGGTGTTAGATTGCTGTCCCCATGCCTAGACAAATAAGATCCAGCCCCGGATGCCAGATCCTGTCAGAAATGAATATaatgattaaatggaataataaaattattaaatgattaatgattataaatgaatgaagaatatatacagtaaaaagaaagcaaaacacaacacatatGTATGATTGCTCTGAGGCAAAccacacacagtttgcatttgaggatcgtCCGATCCTTCATTGGGAATGAAAAAGCGAAGGAATGTAAGtaagtaagaaagaaaaagaacaaaagaaaaggtGATGAAAGTAGAAAGGAAGAAATGAAAAGGCGAAAGAAGAAAGGGAATGAAAAAGCGAAGGAATGTAAGAAAGGAAAATAGAAAAAGGAAGGGAAAGaaagggaaagaaagaaaaagaacaaaagaaaaggtGATAAAAGTAGAAAGGAAGAAATGAAAAGGCGAAGGAATgtaagaaaggaagaaagaaaaaggaagaaaaagaaggaaggaaagagaaaaagaacaaaagaaaaggtGATAAAAGTAGAAAGGAAGAAATGAAAAGGTGAAGGGAGAAAGGGAATGAAAAAGAGAAGGAATgtacgaaagaaagaaagagaaaaagaacaaaagaaaaggtGATAAAAGTAGAAAGGAAGAAATGAAAAGGTGAAGGGAGAAAGGGAATGAAAAAGAGAAGGAATgtacgaaagaaagaaagagaaaaagaacaaaagaaaaggtGATATAAGTAGAAAGgaagaaataaaattagaaaaaaatgaaggaagaaaagacacaaaaggaaaatgaagaaataaagagaAGGAAGAAAGGATGGATGAGAAAAGGGAAGGAAAAGAAAGCAGAAAGAAGGAAAATTAAGGAAAAAGGAAACAAGAAAATGAAGGAAGAAAGGATATGAACATAAtaaagaaaggaaaggaaggatggactgatggatggaataaaagcagaaagaaagaaaatgaagaaaatgaaggAAGAAAGGAATAGGAAATTAAGCAAGAAAGAAAGGGTGAACAGAGAGTAGAcgtataaaaaagaaaaagaaggcaCAGGAAGGAATGAAATTAAGAAAGATGGGAACGAATGCAAATAAGAATGAAGGGAGAAAGCAAGGAAAGAATGAAGGGTGAAGAAAGAATGGATATAAGTGGAAAAAAGGGAAGAAGGAAGTGAAGGAAGAAGAGTTTGTGTGGGAAATAAGATCCCTGATCTCCTCATTTTCAGGCTGCACTTAATGCATGAGAGTGGGCGGAGCTTCTCTTTATGCCCACAGGGCAGAGGAACTTGTTAATTGAGATGTGGATCCTCCAGAGGTCGTCCGCCAGAGCCTCTAACTCCATTTATTTATCTGCCATTTTATTAGCTGCAGCCGGCCACACTCACACGCTCCCTTTAATTAGGCCAGTACAATCACGGCTGCTCCAGCAGGACCAGACCAGCATTTGATTATGCAGATGAAGAAATCACGACAGCTGGAATTCAGCACTCACTTCTCCTAGGCCAATTAGCACGCTTCAGACACCATGTAGTGACGATGTTTACCCTGTAATGATGCAGTTACACAGAGTAATAATTATACGTCTTGCTCAGTAGAATAAACTATGCGATTAAATATGATATCTTGTACAAATTATGCATGAGGGTTGTGGCTTTTTAATGCACAATGATTTTTCAAAGCCCTGCTGAAAATCAATACCACATGTAAATAACTTGTTATTCATTTCTGATTTTGAGATAAAATCAAGGCTTTTTGGAAACCTTCTGAATGCTTCTGACAATTTGTGTCCTTTGTTAACAGCTCAGAGTTTCTATTAGGCCTATATAAGGGTTGAAACACTTAAAAGAGTTGgtcaaaggaatagttcacacaaaaaaaataatttgctgaAACCTTCAGGCCTCAAGATGATGAATATTATTtcgtttttatcagctgtttggactctcattctgacggcacccattcgctgcaaAGAATTCattgctgagcaagtgatgtgatgctacatttctccaaatctgatgaagaaacaaactcatctacaacttggatggcctgagggtgagtacatttttagcaaaaattcatttttgggtgtactgttCCTTTAAGCCACTTGTAAATTGCTGGTGATTTGCATAAAGTGTCTATAAgtcatttgaaatagaaaacaaaggAGCAGTGAGCATCAGCTGGCTCCATAGCTCAGTGGTTAGAGCACTGGTCTTGTAAACCAGGGGTCGCGAGTTCGATCCTCGCTGGGGCCTGTGggtaaatacaaacatttatcTTAAAAACCTATAAAAttagtcaaataaaaacaattgccATTGGCATATCTGTTCTATCATAACACCATTCTAGTGCTCACACTGAATGTTTACTCCTTTCAATTATAATTTGTAAACTGTATTGAATGTATCCAAAAATTTCAGATATtaacttcatttaaaatgttttttaatgttttttgctcatcaaggctatatttatttaattaaaaatacagaaaaaaactgtaatactgtgaaatattattgcgatttaaaatagtggttttctgtttcaatgtactttaaaatagaatttattcctgtaaacaaaagctgaattttcagcgtcattactccagtcttcagtgtcatatgatccttcagaaatcattctaatatgctgatttgtttttagtgttggaaacagttgtacTGGTTGATCTTTTCTTGGGAACTTGTGATtctttttcaagattttttgatgaataaaatgttttttaaaaaaaagcatttatttcaacttttttttttctttgaaagaaattaatacttttattcagtaaggatgtgttaaattgataaaaaacgATAGTAAAGAATAAAgttcaataaatgctgttctttttaaccctgaaaaaagtatcacaggttccaaaaaaatattgagcacCACAGCTGTTtgtaacattgataataaattagcatattagattgatttctgaaggatcatgtgacactgaaggctggaggaatggctgatgaaaattcagcatttgtttacaggaataaattctattttacagtacattaaaatagaaaaccactattttaaatcgcaataatatttcacaacattacagttttttctgtatttttaatcaaataaatctagatctgaaattatattttcaagtatattaacatagagaactgttattttaaactgcaatattatttcataatattactttttatttctctATTTTTGACCACATAAATGGAGTTTTGTTGAGCataagacttctttaaaaagcattataaatcttactgatcccaaacttttgaacggcagtagatatatacaggggttggacaatgaaactgaaacactggccaatatagtgttggaggtttcatggctatatttatgcagcctggtggccagtctttactgatcgcacattccaccaataagagcagagtgtgaaggttgactttgtgcacccaatagctcaaacattgtaccctgaaggtggtgccgtgtattaggatgataatgcaccaatacacacagcaagactggtgacaagagtgatttgatgaacatgaaagtaaagttaaacatctcccatggcctgcacagtcaccagatctgaatattattgagccactttggggtgttttggaggagtgagtcaggaaatgttttcatacaccaacatcacatagtgacctggccactgttctgcgaaaggaatggctcaaaatccttctggctactgtgcaggacttgtatttgtcattcccaagatgaaataatgctgtattggctgcaaaaggaggccaaacaccatactaattgtggtctaaacccaggtgtttcagtttcactgtccaacccctgtatatatacacatacatatacatatacatatatatatatatatatatatatatatatgtgtgtgtgtatgtatgtgtgtgtttttttgaaagaagtctcttatgctcaaggtagcatttatttaatcaaaaataccgtaaacattatgaaaaattactacaatttctatttgaatatattgtaaaatgtaatttattcctgtgatcaaagctgaattgtcagcatcattactccagttatcagagtcacatgatccttcagaaatcactctaatatgctgatttgctgcttaaaaaacatatcTGATCAACgtttgaaacagttgtgctgctttttactgtcacttacaattaatttaatgcatcctttttggaaaaaaagtatttaatttctttaaaaaaaataacaaccttTGTTTTGAATGATGGTGtaaattttaagattaaaacCTGCAACCTTTCTGTTACCAGATTTACCCAATTTACCATTAAATTTACCCACTACTTTAAGCCTACATAATTGTGCCAATAATAAGAAACAGAAGGaaacaatgtaaatattttgcttttttattttaacatcagtGCCTCTTATTTCCTCTTACTGGAAGCTTCATCCAGCCGGCCCCAAATCCACCTGTATGCAACAGCTCAAATAATTCACTACACACAAGGACATGTGAAATGCAACAAACATCACTGGAGTAAACAGGGCGAGAACTTGTTGTCAGAGTAGAAATGCTATATCCTGTTGGAGACTGACAGTCTATAAGGTCAAGTCCACATGCTTAAGGTCTCAGCTCTCATCTGCCTCTAGATTGATGTTGTTTCCAAACTTGGCATATAATTGAACCTTCAAATCTCCAAGGACCTCCTGTATAGATGTAACACGACCCTCCAGCGCTTTGATCTCATCCTGCAGGGCTTCCTGTGGACACCAGAATATaagtatgaaaacaaaaacaaacactcagCAAGCAAGAAACACAAGTGCAAATTGGAAATCTGCAAAgcaaaaaatgcttaaaacttttgaaaaaatcttttttatacatttgaaaacTCTGTGACAAATATATCTaatcattttttagtttttattatcaGTTCTCCAATAACAAGATCCTTGATGGTTTTGCAGTAGGTCGCTTTGTACTCGATTTGCAGCAACTTACTAGTAAAATCTATATAATGAATAATGTATAATCTAATGGGGCAGCCCATTTTACGTTTACgtttaataaaatgacagataaaGTGTGTAAccaaaatatcaatattaaacggggaaaaaatgcaaaaaaggaaaaaaaaaacactttatctATAATacaagacttttaatgttttatgtaaaagCCTGAAACACTCCAggactcttattttgacatatCCTGGACTCCTGCTAGCTGTTAATTCaaaaagagaataaaatatGGTTTGTTACAAGTCACGTCACCTTTGCTGCCTCCAGCATTTCCTGTGTCTCTTCTTGAGAGTGACTGATGAACACGTCTCCGATCTGATACGGGATCAGCATTGCATCGTCCTCACACATCATGAGGTCATCGCTGGCATCTTCTAGATTCTGTAAggatttctacaaaaaaaaaaaaaggatttgatCAGCATCTGCCTGAACAAAATGCAACCcaaaatgtatacaaatcaAACCAATTATTTACCTTTTTGGCTTCAATTTCATCTTTAAGTTCAGACATCCGATTTGTATTCCTGGCAAACTTGTTGATCTTTTGCTGGTCCTCAAATGTTACATTGACATCTTCAGCTGCCTGTTTTGATTtgagtgatttttaattaaaacaatgcatttattcCAATATAAACAAACCCATTTCCTctaaaatatacactgtaagttacaagaaaaatatataaaactcaAATAATGCCATGGAATAATTCTGTTCATATACCGTGTCTGTAAACATAtgcagtgttttaaaatattactttagaGTTAGGAAACTCAGAACTATGTTCAAATGTTATGATATacaattgaagtcaaaagtttacatacaccttgcagaatctgcaaaatgttaattgttttaccaaaataagagatcatacaaattgcatgttgtttattaattttatacattatatatatatatatatatatatatatacacagagttggggaaagttacttttaaaagtaatgcattacaattttgcgttactccctgaaaaagtaactaattacgttacttagttattttatggaaagtaatgcgtcacgttacttttgcgttacttttaaaatctgggcagggctggcttctttgtttttaatataaaacaatgctaatgtaaaagcccttttacaccaaaagtgaaatgaattcacctcaggctgaaagaaaagtacatttatgcaggagatcacactttagctataaaaaaaaaaaattaagcacaaatgttagtttgtctaaagtaatttttgcttattagtatggttgaattggatcatcgcaggtcagcagcaaagacatcagATAATgaaatggtattaaatgcataaagaatatttgttttatttaacatatttaattattgcaggtttgcgtcatattctgatttgaatttcactgtttttattcattttgaggaatactgaatctgtttttttgtgagtgagatgaattaatgcatgttcacatttagtctagaatacagtaacatgtttactcccaatttcccgacaggagacttgacaatcaataaatggggaaaaaagtaactggcgttacttatttgaagaagtaactcagatatttcctTAGAAACTCAAAAGTAATGCgctactttactagttacttgaaaaaagtattattattacgtaacttgcgttacccccaacaatatatatatatatatatatatatatatatatatatatatatatatatatatatatacacacacacacacacacacacacacacacatacacacacacatatatatatatatatatatataagtttaacttattttgtcttctgggaaacatgtaagtatgaaatgaaaaaatatggtatttaagcaaaattagaaaaatgtacacatcttcattctgttcaaaagttttcacccccttgctcttaatgcatcgtgtttccttccgtagcatcagtgagcgtttgaaccttctgtaatagttgcatatgagtccctcagttgttctcagtgtgaaaacatggatctcaaaatcatacagtcattgttggaaagggttaaaatacacaaaaatacacaaaaaagttctgttcagggcaaacaaaggactcatgataaactatcattaaaaaaacaaaaacaaacaaaaaaacagctgtggatcattcaggtaacaacacagtattaagaatcaagcatatgtaaactcttttgtaaattcaactattattttaaaacgtcttttatgtgaaatatcttattcgggtcagtactaaataaacaataacatgcattttgtatgatccctcttattttcataaaatcattaacatttaCATGAACGTAAATGTAAATAAGAACTAAATGTCAATGCCAGAAAATCACGAATAATGTGACGTTAGCCATTTAGCTGCTCTCAAAATCAGTGAAAACAAATACTCTCTAGAGTCGCTCAACTTTCTCATTCGTGCACTGTTTTACATGTTTCAGCACCACTTACAGCTTACTAAGCACGCCAAAAAATACGACGTTGATCTAGACAGAAAGCCTTTTATTTGAACGCTTACCACTCCTTTCTTCATGGTGGCTGCCATCTTGAACGGGAAACGTGCTGCGTGCACGCGCGTGAGCAGCGGCGGCGGAATGGAGCACGTGGGTATTCATAAGTTTGGGCCTGGTTCTGTTGCCGTTTCAAAAATCTGGTGCTTTTGTCAGAGGGAGAATTAAAGACATTGCTTGACTTTAATAACTGACTTGAGTGCATGAGTTTTGCATTGCGGTTTTCTTGAAATTACCCGTAGTTTTCGTTGTGATCAGGATTTTCAAAACAATTACTGACATCTTCTGGACGATAGTAGATTTATTTCCAAATAGACATAATACACTTGAAGTTGAACCAGTAAATATACACTCTTATGTACCAGATATTTCCACTTGTCAGTATAGCCTTGTCAAAGAACCACAAATAAAGAATGGacatcttaaaaacatttaaacaattacatGTTATTGTAGGCCTACTTGTTTACTTTCCAAAAACCCACAGGCCCAAAAGTGGccatatgaagaaaaaaaaacatatacattaaGCTTGGCCAACTGACTTGTCtggatcattttaaatgatgtttatatttattatagtgGTTGTTCCTATTgtattttttagtcattttgaaaTCCATGACTGtccatacactaccagtcaaaagtttttgaacagtaagatttaagcctgcatttagttgatctaaaatactggaaaatcaataatattgtgaaatatttttactatttaaagtaaccgctttctacttgaatatattttaaaatataatttatttctgtgatgcaaagctgaattttcagcatcattactccagtcttcagtgtcccacaatcctttagaaatcattctaacaggctgatttgctgttcaagaaacctttttattattattatcaatatttaaaacagctagtacatgttttcaggattctgtgatgaatagaaagatccaagatcacatttatctgaaataaaaagtaagtaagtaagtaaaatttatttatatagcaccttTCACAGACAAGGAGTCACAAAGTGCTTTACAAACTGTCAATAAAACGGATCAAACATGCATACAATAAGATCTAccataaaacaacaaacaaaaccaatcttcacagaaataaaataacaggcAACCATTGCTGTTAATTAAAAGCAAGTCCAAAAAGATGCgtcttcaggtgttttttaaaagaattgacAGAACCCATAGTTCTCAGTGCTAATGGAAGAGAGTTCCAAAGCCTCGGTGCCACAGAACAAAAAGCACGATCACCTTTAGTCTTAAGACGTGTTCTAGGGACAGTTAAAAGGTCCAGGTCAGAAGACCTTAAAAACCGACCCGGTGAATGTTTATGTAAAAGATCCTGAATATAGAGAGGTGCCTGACCATGCAAGGCTCTATAAGTGAtaactaaaattttaaactgCACTCTGAATTCAACTGGAAGCCAGTGAAGGTCCTTGAGTACTGGTCTTATATGAGACCACTTACTGGTACCAGTTAAAAGCCTTGCAGCTGCATTCAACTTGTACAACTTGTAGTCGCTCCAAAGAAGACTTATTCAAACAAGTATACAGAACATTGCAATAGTCCAATCGTGACGAGATGAAGGCATGAACAAGCATCTCCATCTCTTTTCTTGAAACCACCGATCTAATCTGAGCAATGTTCCTAAGATGGAAAAAACATGAGCGAACTACAGACTTTACATGATTGTTAAAACATATGGCTCTATCCAAAACGACACCTAGATTTCTTATTTCGCTATGATCTGAAGTAGCTGAAACCCCCAAAACCTGCTTAATCTTAGGTGTAATATTGTCAGGAGCAAAGAtcatcatttcagttttatccTTATTGAGTTGCAAAAAATTGTTTGCCATCCATTTATTAATGAAGACTAAACAATCCTGCAGAACTGACAGTTTATCTAGACTGTCAGGTCTAAAATAGCTGAATGTCATCAGCATATAGATGATAAGATATTATCTTAAAACTGTTAATAATCTTGCCAAAAGGAagcatatacaggctaaacaaCAGAGGGCCAAGCACAGAACCTTGTGGCATACCACAGGACAAAGGAACAGAATCAGACATAAAGGATccaacaaatacagaaaaagatgAAAACCAATCCAGAGCTGATCCCGAGATACCTACTAAAGATTGTAATCTATTAATCAAAGTGCAGTGATCCACAGTGTCAAACGCTGCACTGAGATCTAACATAACCAACACGGAACATTCACCTGCATCTGTGGCCATCAAAATGTCATTAGAGACCCTGACTAGGGCAGTTTCAGTAGAATGATTTTTACGAAAGCCTGATTGAAATTTGTCTCCAAAATATCATTCAACTGCATTGCTACAaccttttgtaactttatacactataccattcaaaagcttggagtcagtatatattttttaaaatattatacatttataatttatttatacattttaattataaaaatacattacaaaaattatataaagtaatacttttatttagtaaggatgctttaaatggatcaaaagtgatgataaaaacatttataatttacaaaagatttccatttcagataaatgctgttcttctgaactttctattcatcaaaaatattccatatatatatatatatatatatatatatacactcagctgttttcaacataataacaacaaatgtttttaaatcaaaatattagaatgatttctgaaggatcatgtgactggagtaatgatgctaaaaattcagctttgaaatcacaggaataaatgacattttaaaatacattaaaatagaaatcagttattttaaatagtaaaaatatttcaaaattttagtcTTTTCGCtatgctttggatcaaataaatacaggcttggcgagcagaagaaacttctttaaaaacattacaattttgaCTGATCTTTTTATTGCTAAGCAGAAAAACTGTACTTGAAGgcatctcaaaatatcttcttttatgttttaaagaaatgcatGACAGAAGATGGAGACAGAATCTTTACTTTTGGGTGAACCAGCTCTTTCAGCTTCAGAATAGCCATGTGAGCGTCTATTGTGTTTCTGGTAAGTAAAACAGAGTTGCACCACAGGGTGCAAGCTGTTGAATATTTAGTTAACATAATGACAGCGGACACAACCTGACTGAACAAACTCACTGTGGTTGCTAGTGCTGGTTTCTTAAACATCctctttgtaaacagtgttCCACCCAAAGACAAATATTGGGATGCTATGCAATTTCCCACTTTTTTCCCAACACAACTATTCATGCATGATTGTTTTTAATAGCCGTCTTTAATTTACATGTGCATATTTGAGTatcaattacaaatattaatgcattcattttaaaaaactatgaTAGCAACTTTTCAGTTTGAATTCGGATGGTTTAGTGGAATGCCTTTGAGGTTTTTCAAGGATTTTCGCTCTTAGCATGTTGCAAGAATTCCTTTCATGGTGGCAGATCAAGTTCACAGTGACCACACAGGAATTTGCTTTTCGCCCCCAGTGTGTACATTTACAATGTGAGTCTGTGTCCATGAACGGCGCTTACATGACAAAATCTCACCCTCGGCTGATCTGC
Above is a window of Labeo rohita strain BAU-BD-2019 chromosome 23, IGBB_LRoh.1.0, whole genome shotgun sequence DNA encoding:
- the pfdn4 gene encoding prefoldin subunit 4 — its product is MAATMKKGVAAEDVNVTFEDQQKINKFARNTNRMSELKDEIEAKKKSLQNLEDASDDLMMCEDDAMLIPYQIGDVFISHSQEETQEMLEAAKEALQDEIKALEGRVTSIQEVLGDLKVQLYAKFGNNINLEADES